In Gambusia affinis linkage group LG06, SWU_Gaff_1.0, whole genome shotgun sequence, one DNA window encodes the following:
- the LOC122832267 gene encoding membrane frizzled-related protein: MMSDLSQVSVYSDSSDIYKNVFCNPAFELEGEQEDRVDGFRTSSSTPEPIKPPAANFVEMCSMRLRGRGGGWGAVVVSAAALLLLTAIGLALALILTQLKSQAVDNHLTTSSTGLQSTGHEVPHTSTAAPLNRSHIDSTAIPQPAVIPQSETSCGGVMNDSGGSFSSPNHPGSYPSNSHCVWEIRVPPPHLVQIRVSYLAVEGPSPCLFDWLEVQQQVEQTSVFTRFCGNVAPPTINTNSSTVWVTFHSDGSIAGAGFAAQYRAVLPTQKSCSREELMCDGGRCLLPVSVCDGHPNCNDQTDEANCSHKHKECGGQKSGPYGYLASPNHPSPYPHQQLCVWHISVDEGHVITLNFRNFSLETQDVCEFDYVEVHDSNSIGAGRVLGRFCGTTFPPDLTSSGPHMTVVFVADEGVADSGFNATYQAVSVLNRTCGPNQIACSTGECLQQQWLCDGWSDCSDGADEQGCANSTYPPFTSSCEIIEVEMCQGLSYNFTSFPNIWLSIADQREATTLLRQYRVLMELACFEPLRKLVCGMFLPQCSPQGGVLQPCRSVCSSAEQQCSQALDLFSFSWPFNCHLLPDSQDPVECSQP; this comes from the exons AATGTGTTCTGTAATCCCGCTTTTGAGCTGGAGGGGGAGCAGGAGGATCGGGTGGACGGCTTCAGGACTTCCTCATCCACTCCTGAACCAATCAAACCCCCAGCAGCCA ATTTTGTGGAAATGTGCTCCATGCGGCTCAGAGGCAGAGGTGGTGGGTGGGGGGCGGTGGTGGTCTCTGCTGCTGCCCTGCTCCTGCTAACAGCCATTGGACTGGCGCTGGCTCTTATTCTCACTC AGCTGAAAAGCCAGGCAGTGGACAATCACCTGACAACAAGCTCTACAGGCTTACAGAGCACAGGACATGAAGTGCCCCACACTTCAACCGCAGCACCTTTGAACAGAAGTCACATAGACAGCACAGCCATTCCACAGCCTGCTGTGATCCCCCAGTCTGAAACAA GCTGTGGCGGTGTCATGAATGACTCAGGGGGCAGTTTCAGTTCCCCAAACCACCCTGGATCCTACCCCTCAAACTCACATTGCGTCTGGGAGATCCGGGTCCCACCGCCACACCTGGTTCAGATCCGTGTTTCCTACCTGGCGGTGGAGGGACCCTCCCCCTGTCTGTTTGACTGGTTGGAGGTTCAGCAGCAGGTCGAGCAGACCTCAGTGTTCACCAG GTTCTGTGGTAACGTCGCCCCACCAACGatcaacacaaacagcagtACCGTGTGGGTCACCTTCCACTCCGACGGCAGCATCGCCGGCGCCGGCTTTGCTGCGCAGTACAGAGCTGTCTTGCCCACACAAA agagctgcagcagagaagaGCTCATGTGTGATGGTGGCCGGTGCCTGCTgcctgtttctgtgtgtgacggTCATCCAAACTGTAATGACCAAACAGACGAGGCAAACTGTAGCCACAAACACAAAG AATGTGGTGGTCAGAAGTCTGGGCCGTATGGTTACCTGGCAAGTCCAAATCACCCCAGCCCTTATCCTCACCAACAG TTGTGCGTGTGGCATATATCTGTTGATGAGGGTCATGTCATCACACTAAACTTCAGGAACTTCAGTCTGGAGACGCAGGATGTGTGCGAGTTTGACTATGTGGAAGTTCATGACAGCAACAGCATTGGAGCCGGGAGAGTTTTAGGGAG GTTTTGCGGCACTACCTTCCCACCAGACCTGACCTCCTCAGGCCCACACATGACAGTGGTGTTTGTGGCAGATGAGGGCGTGGCAGACAGCGGCTTTAACGCAACATACCAGGCTGTGTCTGTGCTGAACA GAACATGTGGCCCGAACCAGATCGCCTGCAGCACAGGGGAGTGCCTTCAGCAGCAGTGGCTATGTGACGGATGGAGCGACTGTTCAGACGGTGCTGATGAACAGGGCTGTGCTAACTCCACCTACCCTCCTTTCA CTTCATCATGTGAGATCATAGAGGTGGAGATGTGTCAGGGCCTCAGTTACAATTTTACCTCATTCCCCAACATATGGCTGTCCATTGCTGACCAGAGGGAAGCCACTACACTCCTGCGACAATACCGG GTGCTGATGGAGCTGGCATGCTTCGAGCCTCTACGGAAGCTGGTGTGTGGGATGTTTCTTCCTCAGTGCAGCCCTCAGGGTGGGGTCCTCCAGCCCTGCCGCTCAGTCTGCTCCTCCGCTGAGCAGCAGTGCAGCCAGGCCCTCGACCTCTTCTCCTTTAGCTGGCCTTTCAACTGCCACCTCTTACCAGACTCACAAGACCCCGTGGAGTGTTCACAGCCTTAA